One genomic segment of Bacteroidota bacterium includes these proteins:
- a CDS encoding SCO family protein, translating into MNRNKTILIWGVIGVAFVMFFIFVYLPYADRRDATTKFADGLTSSDLLHEPIKQVPAFSFVNQAGKIITEKDVAGKVYVADFFYTSCEAACPMMSSQLTRVQQTFDNDSSFKILSYSLDPENDSIPVLQDFALKFKANKNTWYLMTGNKKEIYSLGEQGYMQSVLNDEKSIVNHSQKFILVDQDRMIRGFYNGLDSAEVDLMIQDIRYLLYKSSVRL; encoded by the coding sequence ATGAATCGCAATAAAACAATTTTAATTTGGGGAGTAATAGGTGTAGCATTTGTTATGTTTTTCATTTTTGTGTATTTGCCTTATGCAGACAGAAGAGATGCTACCACAAAATTTGCTGATGGACTCACTTCATCCGATTTATTACACGAACCAATTAAACAAGTACCTGCATTTAGTTTTGTAAATCAAGCGGGTAAAATAATTACTGAAAAAGATGTTGCAGGTAAAGTATATGTAGCTGATTTTTTTTACACTTCTTGTGAAGCCGCCTGCCCGATGATGAGCAGTCAATTAACAAGAGTGCAACAAACTTTTGACAATGATTCTTCATTCAAGATTCTTTCTTATTCTCTCGATCCCGAAAATGATTCTATACCTGTGTTGCAAGATTTTGCATTAAAATTTAAAGCAAACAAAAACACTTGGTATTTAATGACGGGTAATAAAAAAGAAATTTATTCTTTGGGCGAACAGGGTTATATGCAATCGGTTTTAAATGATGAAAAATCAATTGTTAATCATTCACAAAAATTTATTTTGGTAGATCAGGATAGAATGATTCGTGGTTTTTATAATGGACTGGATAGTGCAGAAGTGGATTTAATGATTCAGGATATTCGCTATCTGTTATATAAAAGCAGTGTTCGATTATGA